Proteins encoded together in one Vitis vinifera cultivar Pinot Noir 40024 chromosome 4, ASM3070453v1 window:
- the LOC100267684 gene encoding WAT1-related protein At1g68170: MVGKLEQLLEWLKPVMAMAVFEIAIGGVNILYKLATKDGMIVKIMIAYRMLFAAVSMVPLALIGEWNSRPKLTKRIFFLGFFLSIFGGSLSQNLYGESLALTSATFVAAMTNLIPAMTFVMAIILRMESLSIKTNIGKAKVLGTILSIAGAMVLTFYKGREIKLWSTNINLLHQDHHDMSEQSSRNQALGGFLGVASAVSMAVWMILQAKLSMEYPPYSATALMSLCASIQSVVYALCTERHWSAWKLGWNVRLLTVVYGGVVASGLMVALMAWVARRRGALYIASFHPLLLIVVALAGSLMLDEKLHLGSLLGAVFIIVGLYVVLWGKSKELKTVAVED; encoded by the exons ATGGTTGGGAAGTTGGAGCAACTGTTGGAATGGCTGAAACCGGTCATGGCAATGGCAGTGTTTGAGATAGCAATTGGAGGAGtaaatattctttacaaattaGCTACCAAAGATGGCATGATCGTGAAGATCATGATAGCTTATCGAATGCTGTTTGCTGCAGTTTCAATGGTTCCTCTCGCCCTAATAGGAGAATG gAATAGTAGACCCAAATTGACAAAAAGGATTTTCTTTCTTGGTTTCTTCTTAAGCATATTTGG AGGATCATTAAGCCAAAATTTATATGGTGAGAGTTTGGCTTTAACATCTGCAACATTTGTAGCAGCAATGACGAATCTTATCCCTGCTATGACATTTGTTATGGCTATTATATTAAG gatggAGAGTCTgtcaattaaaacaaatataggAAAAGCTAAGGTGTTGGGCACTATATTGAGCATAGCTGGTGCAATGGTTCTCACCTTTTACAAGGGAAGAGAGATCAAGCTATGGTCTACAAACATCAATTTGCTACATCAAGATCATCATGACATGTCAGAGCAGTCTTCTAGAAATCAAGCACTGGGTGGATTTCTAGGTGTGGCTAGTGCTGTGTCTATGGCAGTCTGGATGATACTTCAG GCAAAGCTGAGTATGGAATATCCACCTTACTCTGCTACTGCTCTTATGTCTCTTTGTGCATCCATCCAATCAGTTGTATATGCCCTTTGCACTGAAAGGCATTGGTCTGCATGGAAGCTTGGTTGGAATGTCAGACTTCTCACGGTTGTTTATGGT GGAGTTGTAGCCTCTGGGTTGATGGTTGCACTAATGGCCTGGGTTGCCCGGAGAAGGGGAGCATTATATATAGCTTCTTTCCACCCCTTATTGCTTATTGTTGTGGCCCTAGCTGGTTCGTTGATGCTAGACGAGAAGCTACACTTGGGAAG TCTGCTAGGAGCCGTGTTCATCATTGTCGGCTTATACGTGGTGTTATGGGGCAAAAGCAAGGAGCTGAAGACTGTTGCTGTAGAAGATTAA